A genomic stretch from Camelus ferus isolate YT-003-E chromosome 17, BCGSAC_Cfer_1.0, whole genome shotgun sequence includes:
- the LOC102513765 gene encoding cathelicidin-6, giving the protein METQRASLSLGRWPLWLLLLGLAVPWASAQALSYREAVLRAVDRLNEQSSDPNLYRLLELDLPPKADEDPDTPKPVSFTVKETVCPRRTHLPPEQCDFKEKGLVKQCVGTITLDQVKGQMDIACDELQSVGFFKKARNKLKNAWRKVGPIVGPLLTFFG; this is encoded by the exons ATGGAGACCCAGAgggccagcctctccctgggccGCTGGCCACTGTGGCTACTGCTGCTGGGACTAGCGGTGCCTTGGGCCAGCGCCCAGGCCCTGAGCTATAGGGAGGCGGTGCTTCGAGCTGTGGATCGCCTCAATGAGCAGTCCTCAGACCCCAATCTCTACCGCCTCCTGGAGCTGGACCTGCCGCCCAAGGCT GACGAGGACCCAGACACCCCAAAGCCTGTGAGCTTCACGGTGAAGGAGACCGTGTGTCCCAGGAGGACACATCTGCCACCGGAGCAGTGTGACTTCAAGGAGaaaggg TTGGTGAAACAGTGTGTGGGGACAATCACCCTGGACCAGGTCAAGGGCCAAATGGACATCGCCTGTGATGAG CTCCAGAGTGTTGGGTTTTTTAAGAAGGCACGTAATAAGCTTAAAAACGCCTGGCGGAAGGTTGGCCCGATAGTTGGCCCGTTACTCACTTTCTTCGGGTAA
- the LOC102514008 gene encoding protegrin-2, which yields METQRASLSTCRWSLWLLLLGLAVPWASAQALSYREAVLRAVDRLNEQSSDPNLYRLLELDLPPKADEDPDTPKPVSFMVKETVCPRRTQQPPEQCDFKENGVVKQCLGTVTLDQITGQLAVTCDELQSVGLGRIVRKAIKYVPTVIRIASWFL from the exons ATGGAGACCCAGAGGGCCAGCCTCTCCACGTGCCGCTGGTCACTGTGGCTACTGCTGCTGGGACTAGCGGTGCCTTGGGCCAGCGCCCAGGCCCTGAGCTATAGGGAGGCGGTGCTTCGAGCTGTGGATCGCCTCAATGAGCAGTCCTCAGACCCCAATCTCTACCGCCTCCTGGAGCTGGACCTGCCGCCCAAGGCT GACGAGGACCCAGACACCCCAAAGCCTGTGAGCTTCATGGTGAAGGAGACCGTGTGTCCCAGGAGGACACAGCAGCCACCGGAGCAGTGTGACTTCAAGGAGAATGGG GTGGTGAAACAGTGTTTGGGGACAGTCACCCTGGACCAGATCACGGGCCAATTGGCAGTCACCTGTGATGAG CTCCAGAGTGTCGGTTTGGGCAGGATAGTAAGAAAGGCGATCAAGTATGTCCCGACAGTCATCCGTATAGCCAGCTGGTTTTTATGA